A window of the Streptomyces finlayi genome harbors these coding sequences:
- the rocD gene encoding ornithine--oxo-acid transaminase, translating to MTGPTTPAPSSWPASGSASETRSSARLILAEAPVLAHNYHPLPVVVARAEGTWVQDVEGRRYLDMLAGYSALNFGHRHPALIEAAHRQLDRLTLTSRAFHNDQLVGFAERLAALTGLDMVLPMNTGAEAVESAVKVARKWAYEVKGVAPDRATIIVADGNFHGRTTTIVSFSTDETARAGFGPFTPGFRVVPYNDLAALEAAVDETTAAVLIEPIQGEAGVLIPDEGYLAGVRELTRRTGCLFIADEIQSGLGRTGRTLAVDHESVVPDILLLGKALGGGIVPVSAVVARREVLSVLRPGEHGSTFGGNPLSAAVGSAVVDLLATGEFQRRAAELGDVMDRVLAALTGAGVTSYRVRGLWAGVDIDPALGTGRQISERLLAEGVLVKDTHGSTIRLAPPLTITEEELRSALGALKKVLG from the coding sequence ATGACCGGTCCCACCACCCCTGCCCCCTCGTCCTGGCCCGCGTCCGGGTCCGCTTCCGAGACCCGTTCGTCGGCGCGGCTGATCCTCGCCGAGGCCCCGGTGCTCGCGCACAACTACCACCCGTTGCCCGTGGTCGTCGCCCGCGCGGAGGGCACCTGGGTCCAGGACGTCGAGGGCCGCCGGTACCTCGACATGCTGGCCGGCTACTCGGCACTCAACTTCGGGCACCGCCACCCCGCACTCATCGAGGCGGCGCACCGCCAGCTCGACCGGCTCACGCTCACCTCGCGCGCCTTCCACAACGACCAGCTGGTCGGCTTCGCCGAGCGCCTGGCCGCGCTGACCGGCCTCGACATGGTGCTGCCGATGAACACCGGCGCCGAGGCCGTGGAGAGCGCGGTCAAGGTGGCCCGCAAGTGGGCGTACGAGGTCAAGGGCGTCGCACCGGACCGGGCCACGATCATCGTCGCCGACGGCAACTTCCACGGCCGCACGACGACCATCGTGAGCTTCTCGACGGACGAAACGGCACGCGCCGGTTTCGGGCCCTTCACACCGGGCTTCCGTGTCGTCCCGTACAACGACCTCGCCGCGCTGGAGGCAGCCGTGGACGAGACGACGGCGGCCGTGCTGATCGAGCCCATCCAGGGCGAGGCGGGCGTTCTCATCCCCGACGAGGGCTACCTGGCCGGTGTCCGCGAACTGACCCGGCGCACGGGGTGCCTCTTCATCGCCGACGAGATCCAGTCCGGTCTGGGGCGTACGGGGCGGACGCTGGCCGTCGACCACGAGTCGGTGGTGCCGGACATCCTGCTCCTGGGCAAGGCCCTGGGCGGCGGCATCGTTCCGGTCTCCGCGGTGGTCGCCCGCCGTGAGGTGCTCTCCGTGCTGCGGCCCGGCGAGCACGGCTCCACGTTCGGCGGCAACCCGCTGTCGGCGGCGGTCGGTTCGGCGGTGGTCGACCTACTGGCCACCGGCGAGTTCCAGCGGCGGGCCGCCGAGCTCGGCGACGTAATGGACCGAGTCCTGGCCGCGCTCACCGGCGCGGGGGTCACCTCCTACCGGGTCCGTGGGCTCTGGGCGGGTGTGGACATCGATCCCGCGCTCGGTACGGGGCGCCAGATCAGCGAACGGCTCCTCGCCGAAGGCGTACTGGTCAAGGACACGCATGGCTCCACGATCCGGCTGGCGCCGCCGCTGACCATCACGGAGGAGGAACTGCGGTCCGCACTCGGGGCCCTGAAGAAGGTCCTGGGGTAG
- a CDS encoding YncE family protein: MTCSPTRRAHRLRTFGAVALVTAGLTAGVLPSTPGPAGASETPKQAREAASEELKEVLFVGNNWEGTADVINSRGDYGKIGRIDMIPDKKERLREIYLNPVKLAFFLGIRTGPGEGHDQYVDDMYTTKDGRSVVASRPSFADVVSIDVESGRINWRFPVSGYRSDHMAVSPDGTQVAVSSSISSTVHVLDMATGKEAGSFKTGDKPHENVYTDGGRYLWNMAIGEVNTDMDAPWQDFTKGDRRITVADARTFEVKKIIDMRERLDAFGRKDLSDALRPVAFTPDESKMYFQVSFFNGFVEYDVHNDKITRVKTLPKNPDTSDERTTYVNDSRHHGMSMSPQGDKLCIAGTMDDYVTVVNRETLQEGPLVTASKPYWATVSGDGKHCVVSESGTDQVTAIDFATGRKVTSIPVGDHPQRVRLGHVPVAWAGPTAG, from the coding sequence GTGACGTGTTCCCCCACCCGTCGTGCACACCGCCTGCGCACCTTCGGCGCGGTCGCCCTCGTCACCGCGGGACTGACCGCAGGCGTGCTGCCCTCCACCCCCGGCCCGGCCGGCGCGAGCGAGACCCCGAAGCAGGCACGGGAAGCCGCTTCGGAGGAGCTCAAGGAGGTGCTCTTCGTCGGCAACAACTGGGAGGGCACCGCCGACGTCATCAACTCCCGTGGCGACTACGGCAAGATCGGCCGGATCGACATGATCCCCGACAAGAAGGAGCGCCTGCGGGAGATCTACCTCAACCCCGTCAAGCTCGCCTTCTTCCTCGGTATCCGGACGGGGCCGGGCGAGGGTCACGACCAGTACGTCGACGACATGTACACCACGAAGGACGGCAGGTCCGTCGTCGCCTCCCGGCCGAGTTTCGCCGACGTGGTCTCCATCGACGTGGAGAGCGGCAGGATCAACTGGCGCTTCCCGGTGTCCGGTTACCGCTCCGACCACATGGCGGTCTCGCCCGACGGCACCCAGGTCGCCGTCTCCTCCTCCATCTCCAGCACCGTGCACGTCCTCGACATGGCGACGGGCAAGGAGGCGGGCAGCTTCAAGACGGGCGACAAGCCGCACGAGAACGTGTACACCGACGGCGGCAGGTACCTCTGGAACATGGCCATCGGCGAGGTGAACACCGACATGGACGCGCCCTGGCAGGACTTCACCAAGGGCGACCGCCGCATCACCGTCGCCGACGCGAGGACCTTCGAGGTCAAGAAGATCATCGACATGCGCGAGCGGCTCGACGCCTTCGGCCGCAAGGACCTGTCCGACGCGCTGCGCCCCGTCGCCTTCACGCCCGACGAGTCGAAGATGTACTTCCAGGTCTCCTTCTTCAACGGCTTCGTCGAGTACGACGTGCACAACGACAAGATCACCCGTGTGAAGACGCTGCCGAAGAACCCGGACACCAGCGACGAACGCACCACCTACGTCAACGACTCCCGCCACCACGGCATGTCCATGAGCCCCCAGGGCGACAAGCTCTGCATCGCCGGGACCATGGACGACTACGTCACCGTCGTGAACCGCGAGACGCTCCAGGAAGGCCCGCTCGTCACCGCCTCCAAGCCGTACTGGGCCACCGTCAGCGGAGACGGCAAGCACTGCGTGGTGTCCGAGAGCGGCACCGACCAGGTGACGGCGATCGACTTCGCCACCGGCCGGAAGGTCACCTCGATCCCTGTCGGCGACCACCCGCAGCGGGTCCGCCTCGGTCACGTCCCCGTGGCCTGGGCCGGCCCCACCGCAGGCTGA